One Betta splendens chromosome 8, fBetSpl5.4, whole genome shotgun sequence DNA segment encodes these proteins:
- the LOC114860098 gene encoding uncharacterized protein LOC114860098, whose product MHNEVNILQEISLQVVNSSNASMIVEDKCPVLQVGQYSTLALSLRQLFTDGFLHEFSLLVQLRSPQRQEHSVFTMLSPNNHLMMQLRISTHAVIFIGTQQQHYETAVENVISPPSTYSPPAQKNKTTRRKKTSVRDRAVRPARTKRSSDEENACKASPTHHQQVQQSKTTSVPSVCRFVTVRRRGAATKHQLPKKRISVLNSSNDFSSGYFSAKRILRPIRRSKAPSTFILSSAENSVNVAGPSSVPTNPLQEISLNESSDPSNRPVLRMMRPES is encoded by the exons atgcaca ATGAAGTAAACATTCTTCAGGAGATTTCTCTTCAGGTGGTAAACAGCAGTAATGCCTCCATGATTGTGGAGGATAAGTGTCCAGTTCTGCAGGTGGGACAGTACTCCACCTTGGCTCTTTCCCTGCGACAGCTCTTCACCGATGGGTTTCTACAtgagttcagtttattggtgcAGCTGCGGAGTCCTCAGAGACAAGAACACAGTGTTTTCACCATGCTCAGCCCTAACAACCACCTCATGATGCAACTGCGAATCAGTACTCATGCAGTCATTTTCATaggaacacagcaacaacattaTGAGACGGCGGTAGAGAACGTCATATCCCCCCCTTCTACATATTCACCACCCGCTcagaagaacaaaaccacaagaCGGAAAAAGACCAGCGTCAGGGATCGAGCTGTTCGTCCTGCCCGGACAAAAAGGAGCAGTGATGAGGAAAACGCGTGCAAGGCTTCTCCTACTCATCATCAGCAGGTTCAACAAAGCAAGACCACCAGTGTTCCTTCTGTGTGCCGTTTTGTAACCGTCCGCAGACGTGGCGCTGCCACCAAACACCAGCTCCCTAAGAAAAGAATCAGTGTGCTCAACTCTTCAAATGACTTTTCCTCTGGATATTTTTCTGCCAAAAGGATTCTTCGACCTATCAGGAGAAGCAAGGCACcttcaacatttattttgtccagTGCAGAGAACTCAGTGAATGTTGCAGGACCTTCCAGTGTACCCACCAATCCCCTTCAAGAGATATCCCTTAATGAGTCATCAGACCCCAGCAATAGACCCGTCCTTAGAATGATGCGACCCGAGTCGTGA